The segment cattttcattcatgtaCAGAATTGGTTAGaagtttctcttttctaatGCAAACTAGTAAGCATGCTCCCCAAGCCCTCTCTCAACAGGGCTGTTTGAGTCTGAGGTCATGGTCTCCCACTGtcacaattacctttgtcctactgTCAACCAGCTTTCTGTGAATTGCAACACTTTGCCAacttgtctcctcttgcagACAGAACTTCCTTacttggaggcttctttctgcataatttaagATAACAGTGTTCTTTTCACCATCCATTCTTTGTTTCCCATTCTTCCCAAGGCTGACAgccttgattagaagtcccttGTTTGTCACTTTTAATAACTTTagagtcagcttggcctaaccTTTGTGCACAGATTCGTTTAACATATAGCTACACACTAAATCAGTTTGGTAATTCGGGAGTTTAGACATCTTGTCCCTTATATGGCAAAAGTATTTCAACATAATCCTGAAAGAGCGAAAGGTTAAAGCCTTTTGGTGAGCCAGCAATTTTCTCTTAACAGAATACGCTGACATAAATGTATATACAGTGGTATCTATAAAGTGGcatcaagcagaaaaaagagGTCTGTTTGTTTTAAGCAGTGTAAATTAAAGCAGAATCTGTATGGCCCACTTTTGTTTAGGGAGCAGAAACAGCATAAAGGAGTCTTTGTACTGTGAGGCTTAGGGATAAAGTGATTTGTTGTCAATTTTAACCATTGAAACAAATTAAGTTTTCTGGGAAGCCAGTTTAAATTTCCTTGAGGAAAAATACTTATGCAAAAATTACTGGCCCAAGCAGAAGTTGTTTGTACAGGTTTGTAGCACATGATTACCCTTAAGGCATGAATCTTTGTGAAGCAGTTCTTTCCAGACACCCTCACTGCAACGGCACGCTGAATACAACTTGaattataaatatgtatttggaCCTTTGCCCACAACcgtttttcccttctgctttgaTATGTCTAACTGTGATGCGTATCTTATTTGTTTATAGGTTAAAAGTGAAGTGCACCTTTGGAGTTAAAAAAGTTAAGAACACCAAACAAACGTGGGTTTAAATCTGTGGAGGTGATTATCTGTGAGTGTGCTGAACTGAACTCATAGCGCTGGAGAAGACCGGAGGCTCATCTGCCTTTCCCAGCTGGTCGACCCCCGTTTCAGTACACCCTGTGTTCCAGCCCCACCTGGGACAGTCCTGCTTAAGAAGTCTGGGTAAAGGAAGAGGTGTGATTAATTTATGACCAGCACAGCCTAACCTCCTGCTTCGTTCTTTTGCCCATTTGGAAGAGCTGAAAGAATTCTGAGTGAAGAGAGCAAGCATTTTGTCTGTAACCTCTGCTCCTGGCCAGGCAACTTGTGGGCCTACACACCTCGGTCTGAAAGCCTGGACCTTTCCGGCCCCTTTCTGGGCCTTGTGTTCGCACTGAGGTACTACGAACGGCTCTGCTGAAAGAGCAGTTCAACAAGCGTTTCCTTTATTAcgatttctttttctgggtgCGCCCCTGCCCTCCCGCTCTGATGCTTGACCGGCATGGGTGAACGCCCGGCCACGTCctcgccccggccccgccccgcccccgctgACGCGCGGCGGCAGTGACGCGTCCTCCTCTCGCGAGAGGTCGGGTGGcgcgcggccggcggcggccgctcCCCATAAATAGCGGGGCGAGGCCGGGCCTGGGCAGGCCGTGGCGGTGCGCGAGCTGCGGTTGGCTGTGCCCCTCCAGGCTTTTCCCGGGTGAGTACTGCCGGTAGCGGCGCTCCGGCTCGCCTGTCGTCGGCCCTGCGGGGCTGGCTCCGCAGTATGGTGGAGCCTACCGGCGGAGCGGGCGGGGGCTGCTGCTCGGGCTGCGGCCCGCCGCGGGCCCGCCCCCGCTGTCTCCGTCGCCTCCGTCATTGCGCCTGCGGGGCCCTCTGCCCCACATCCCGGTGTTTTGCGGTAGGCTGCCTAAGGCGCTCGCGGGCCCTGGAGGGCCCGGGATGCCCGTTCGCCCCCGGGGGAGGCATTGGGCAGCTCCGTCCCTGAAGAGGCCTGTGGCGGCTCCTGGAGCTGGGGCGCCGGCCTGCCCTGGCTGCCGCGGCTGGCCGGGGCGAGTGCCTGGGCTCCTCGGCGGGGTTGTCAGCCAGCTGCCTTTTGGCCTTTAGCCTCTTGTCATAGCGGGGGAGGGAAGGTAGAAATGAAAGCTGTaacttaatttatttattttcctgttcagCATCTTTTGCTGTTTCCGAAatatgcttttgtttcctgGGGGCTTTGATTCGGGCAGCTCACTCACCTGCTCCAATGAAGGGGATCCAACTTCTAGCGGTGCTGAAACAGTGCGAGGAATTCTTAAAACTGTGCAAGAGCATAGCTGTCACTGATGTCTTTAAGAGCAGGGATAACTTCACATACTAACTAGTTGACTAAAATTTACATCCATGCTGTGTTTGGCTCAATCTCTTTGGACATACTATAGATACTGAGTAATCCTTAAAGTAAGGGCCTTTCCTCTTTCAGTGGCCAGATTCTGCTCTGTTAGCCTCTTCTCGTCTTCTACAGTGTGCTTTACAGCCCAAAATGAAATTCAGCTGTACTCTGAGTAATCAGACTTGTAATGCTATGTAAGAAACATAATATGTTCCTGGGggtatttcaatatttaatagatggaaggaaaacaacCCTTTTACTGCTGTAACCTTTGTTGGCTACCTGCTTGTATGTCCCATGTACAGTGGGTAATCTCATTACAGGCATTACCTTATGGCACATGTGTTAATATGTGCAAATATGTCTACAATGTAAACAGCATGCCTTTGTCCTTGTTCCCTGTTATGTAATGGGGAAAAGTTTTACTTGTTCCCAGGCAGGATTTTAACACACTCCTTTTGATACTGTCATACctatgaggaagaaaactgctggTGTCTCTTTGACAAACTTAGCAGAAAGTCTTGAAAACCACAGTCCTTTTGAGGACTGACTTTTCAGCTTGCCTTTCTGTTGCCTTTATTTATGCAGATGCGTAGGGAACTTAAGTGTCATATGAAAACATCAATGCAAAAAGTGGTTCCAGCAAATTATGTTCAGCCTGTATGTGCACATTGCATGACGGTGCACTTCTATATTGTGCTCCTTATGTGGTACTGCAATACCCCTCTTTTCTTACAGGGTTCATATGGGTGGTAGAGCTGCTAGAGTTTTCTTCATGGGAATAGGTGTTGGAAGATAACTGAGTAGCATGGGCTTGTTGGATGACTGCCTGTTTCAGTGTGGGATAGGTAATAATTAAGTCTAAATTAACATAAAGGAGAGATTTTCTGCAGTGGGAAAGTCCTATACCTTGTGTGTTACAGGAATGCTAACTTTTGAGCAAGCTGAGCAGGGGAGTCCTGCATGGGTATTGGGCATGCCACTAGAGAGAATGAACTCCTTGAGTTTAGTGGAATGACTTCTGGGAATTGAGCTGAGGTTACTGAAATAAGTACTCCCCTTCAATCTTCCATGTGTTGTCAAGATTTGGGCAGCAGTGATGACTCAAATGTCAAACTTGACTCCCTTATGTTAACAGAAGATCTGATGTGATTAAAGACCTCGATGGTGGAGGCTTCATCTGATTTAGACATCCTAAACTAGAATTCTGGTGATTTGTCGGCTGGTGTTTCTTTGGCCTGGCTCAACAGATAAGCCCAAGTGTGTGTGTCTTCTAGAAAAATAGATTGATCAACTGACTGGTAACTCTGAGGTACAGTACTTCACTGAAGAATTACCAAAAAGCCTGTCTCTTGCATGTGACCTACTTCTGTTGCCTAAACCAAAGTAATTGGGAAACAAAGTTTTGGATTTCTAAGTTTCTACAATAAAATGTAATTCCTGTATGCAAGAATTTGGACATGCCAGTCACCTTGATCAATGGAGTTGATAACAAAAGGGTTGTTGGTTTCAAAGTCTGGTGATTAGATGGAGTGAATATGAGAATGCTGTAACTCAAATATGCTTCTTTCACAGGCTGCGTGAGATTCAAGACCTGAAAAAATGGCATTGGCAGCAATTGATCCACAGCAGGTAGGTCTTACATAGCCCCATAGCTCTTTATGCCTAGTTCAGAAACATGAGTCaactaacatttttcttttttttaaacagaacattGTATCGAGGGTTGCTAACCTTCCCTTGGTGAGCTCCACCTATGATATGGTGTCCACAGCTTACATCACCACAAAGGATAACCATCCTTATCTGAAATCAGTATGTGAGATAGCAGAGAAAGGAGTGAAGACGATTACTTCAGTAGCCGTGACAAGTGCTATGCCTATCATCCAGAAACTGGAACCGCAAAGTAAGGCAACAATGGAACTGTTGATAACTTAATTAAACTGATTGCTTTATATATCCAGATGTACTTACAGTTTAACATGGTCATGCCAGTCTGGAGTGCCGTTTCAGGTAGCTGACTGAACCTGTTGCATGGCTTGTTAAGTAACTGATTACAGCTGGGTATGAttgagcaaaaaaaccccaaaccgtCTAGAGCCAAAGCAGGTTCCAGCTTTTGTAATCCTAAACTGACTGATTCCTCTTGATATGCCAGATGGTTATGTAGTCTGTTGCTCAACACCTTCATTACCTTTCACCTGGTTTCAAATGCTACTCCTGTACTTTCTCTTGCTGAGAACAACTGATTAAATTTGGCAACTGTGTCACAAGACTGTTGTAACCAGTAACCTGGTTTcatgaagtggcaggcagccaggtGCTTCTATCTTGTTCTAACAGTTGCTTGTAAAGTGTCAAATGGATTTAAGtgagcttttttcctgttgctgtaaACCTGTGTTGTTTCTGGGCTTTCCTGCCtcaaatttcactgaaaaaggGAGGAGACTACTTTAAGAGTGTTTTAGCTGAGCTCTGTTTCAAGAGGAATTCTCAACTGGATTTATTTATACTAAGGGAAAACAAACTCCAAATTTTAAACCAGctattgtaatttcttttatagTTGTAGTTGCCAACAACTATGCGTGCATAGGTCTGGACAAAATTGAAGAGAGACTACCTATTTTGAATCAACCCACTGACAAGGTAAGTTCTTTCATGTACCTATGTGAAGCAGAAGAACTGTACACCCTTCCTCTTTCCTATTACTAAAAATGCAGTGAGACAGATTTCAATAAGCTGTGCTTGAAGCACAGCTTAGAAGCAGTAAGGAGGTAAAAGGCTTTTCTGTAGAATTTTGTTGCCTTTGGGATGCCattgagctgcttttttttgatTTTAGAACTTGCCCAACATTTGACACATCTTAGACATCTAGGATCTGTTCACTgatgggcatttttttttttaaaaaaatttgagTCCTTGTCTCTTTCCTGCTCAGTGTGAAGCAAATAGTACTGGAATTacatcactgaagtgtttcgAGCTGAAGGCTGCATGGAagtcatattttgttttgtcttgtaCATATGTTTTCAGGACATAATTTCTCCTAGATAATTGATAATTTTACAAGCTTTAGCATAAATCTGTATTTCCTGGATTATGTATCTCCTTAGGAAATAGTTTTAGTGAATTGGCCTGTTTCTTATGGCAGGTTGTTGCTAATGCCAAGGATGTAGTTGTGGGAGCTAGAGAAGCTGTAACAACCACTGTGACTGGTGCCAAGGAAACTGTTGCTCACACGATCACTGGAGTTGTGGGCAAGACTAAAGAAGCGATGCAAGACAGCGTAGAAATGACCAAGTCAGTTGTCAATGGCAGCATTAACACTGTCCTGGGAAGTCGTGTGGTGCAGATGGTGAGCAGTGGAATGGACAGTGCTCTCACTAAATCGGAGACCCTTGTTGACCAGTATCTCCCACTTACAGAAGCAGAACTAGGTAAGACCAATTAAAGGTTTGATTTTGTTGGAATGCTGGTATTGGAGAGAAGCAAGCAATCATCCATTTATTACTTGTAATGGGGAGAAGGCATGTGCTTCCCATGCTGCCTTTGTCTTGCTGTTTGTAGTAGCATCTTCACAGGGAAGcagagtgaaaaataaagacttCCACATGTGGTAGTCTTATTAACTTACTATGGTACTAAAGGGCTACTAAACAGGTCCAGTATTCAGCTGTTAGAGGTCTGAGGCAGTTACATTTGCTTAAGTTTTCTTCCAGTGGTCAATTTGCTTCCTTTCTACATATCTAGAGAAAGAAGCTGCAAAAGTTGAAGGTTTTGAAGTTGGAGTTCGAAAGCCAAGCTACTACATTAGACTAGGATCCTTGTCTTCAAAGGTTCGCACACGTGCCTACCATCAAGCCTTAAACAAAGTTAGAGATGCTAAACAGAAAAGCCAGGAGGCAATCTCTCAGCTCCACCACACTGTTAGTTTGGTAAGTTTAAGCTTTCACTTGAGttatgaaaagcaaacactgtTTGAGTGCAGAAAATAACCAAAAAGAGGCATAGGAAAACTGGAATTGCTTTCTCATACTAAGTGTGTTTTATGAGTATAAAGGATTTCCCATTTGGAGCTTTTCACCACTATTCAGGAGAGATCTTAAATCAGGCTAAGCTGTAAATGAGCCAGGAACTGCTTGTAATTTTGAGCATTGCAGGAATAGAAGTGACATTTAAAGtgatatttctgttctgaagtgTTGAGTTTAACACAGACTTCATTCAGTGAAGTAAATGTCTTGCAACTCAACACTCCAGTCCTTTATATTAAGAAAATGGTCAGGTTCTTTGTGGGCTTGCATATCTTGCTGTGGGTATCTGAGCATTCCTGGGTACTTCAGTAGTCTTATCCTACAACGTACCTTTATGTACAGGATAAACTGTGCATAAAGAGTCATGGCCTTCTATACACTTTCAAATCCTTGTGTAGGATGTGAATGGGGGAGGGAGAAATAGTTGAGGAAGAGGTATATGCTATATAACATCTTAAAACTGCATTCTGTCTCTGCTTTGAAGAGAAGGAATGCATGCTTATATTACCCAAAATTTTATATTgaacttttaaagtatttaaaaaggaGCTTACAAAGCAGGTAAGTTAAGGTAGTCCTAATGGAACTTTTATAGACTCTTTGCTTTACTTCCTTATTTGGCTGTATTTCAGATCGAGTATGCCAGAAAGAACATGAATAGTGCCAATCAGAAACTTCTTGATGCTCAGGAAAAGCTTTATCAATCCTGGgtagaatggaagaaaaatacaggccaaaaTGATGGTGATGACTCACATAGCACTGAGGTAAAGAGATGTAAatgtaaaccagaaaaaaatggattgtATACTGTCAAGGTAATGGCAAACCAACAGTCCTCAAAGTGCACAGCATCTTAACAGCACAGAAGCTTATGTGCAAATTGGAATTTGAATACTGAAGTGCAGGGCAGCTGACTAGCGACTGCTATGGAAAGTAGGGGACACGCAAACTCTTCAGTGAGCCTACTTGCTGCAAACACTCTGGGGTTCATTCTCCTTTCAAGAGAATGGTCATCCTGTTTAAGCATATGAACTTGGGTTGGGATGTCTGTATTTAGATCAGCTAGGAGTCACATACCTGATATGGCCAAATGACAAATAACCGTTTGTCATCATAAAATGGTCTTAGTCACAGCCTCACTGTGTTTTACATGTAAGCAGCTACATGCAAATTATTTATTAGAATATACTTACCTACTGTGACTTCTTATCCAGATTGGAAACAAGAGCTTGCTTATCTGTTGACTGGGTAGAAGCTAGCAGTATTTCTGTTCCACAAAGTACTTGAGATTTGAAGAAATATCAAGTACTTTCAAGTCTCTTACTCTTCAGGCTTAAGACCTGTTTTATTATCTGCTGTAGCTTTATTTTACTTGCATCCTGTTTACTTTGCTTCTTGATATATCTTGAGCAACATGAAGCTGCTACAGTCATAAAAAGATATTGACGTGCTGTTAAACTTTTTGTTTCCAGTACATTGAGTCAAGAACTCTAGCTATTGCCCGGACCCTCACTCAGCAGCTTCAGACCACCTGCCTCACACTGGTTTCAAGCCTACAGGGGCTGCCACAGAATGTGCAGGATCAGGTTTACAATGTTGGGTCAATGGCAGGTGATGTCTACCAGAGCTTTCGGTCAGCATCCTCCTTCCAGGAGTTATCAGACAGCTTTCTCACAACTAGCAAAggacagctgaagaaaatgaaggagtCTCTGGATGATGTGATGGATTATCTTGTTAACAACACACCGCTCAACTGGCTGGTAGGTCCCTTTTACCCACAACTGCCTGGCCTTCAGCATGCTGAGAGCAAAGgtgaaggggagaaaaattCCAGCCAGAAAGACAAACAGCCTGAACACGCTATTGAATAAACTGCATGGCATGTGTGTACTCTGCTGACTGACCAAACAAGTAGCCTTAGCAAGTGTAGCTGTCAAAAGCCTTGGAGAAAAATCCATAAACATACAAGTGGAATAAGCATAGAGGAAAAAGGACACTCACGCATGACCTGCATTGTCCTTTGTAGTTAAGCCACTCTTAACTTAAACTGTCTTGAGTGCCAAAATACTGGCAGCTTACAGTTGTCAAGATGCTTGTTTGTCAAGTTAAGAAACCTCACCATGCTTATTAATGGTATTAATACCATTAGTCTAAATAAAATGTGCCATAGGTAAAAGCATTTGATTTGTTGCTTAATCTGTACCAGAATGATATAAAAACCTTGCATActatgaaatgcatttaaaagccCTGCAGTCTAGCTAGATGTGTGATCCACAGCAAATATGGAATTCAGACATTTGATGATTATGGATTTGACTGTCTCAAATTCTGCTGCTACACAGTTCATGACAAAAGGTCTGTGAGTACAGAATGCCAAAGCTGAAAGTGGGGTTTCTGAATGAGTCAGCTGGAGTTACTTAAATGCTGTGACAGTGTTAACATTAACTATTAACTATCTAAACTTAACTATTGTATAACATAGTAACCTGACCACAGAATTCTGGAGTATCTAAACTTGTAAggggacccataaggatcatggagtccaactccctgctccttgcaggactacctaatACTAAACCATATGACTCAGTGTTGTCTGcatgctccttgaactcttgacaggcttggtgccatgactGCTTCCCTGGTGAGCCTGTTGCAGTAACAGACCAAATCATTATCAACATGTTTTTCTAATATACAGTATAAAGACAAGATTCATGCTGTTTGTACCCAGGTGCCTGATGTTGtgtgggttgttggtttttttgtagcCATCTTTTTGTAATTCATTTTGTATATTAGCAATAAATGCTTTAGTAGCCAAAGTCTGTCTCCATTTCAGTggtgtttaaaacaaatgtaactTGCTGTTCTGTGACTCCTTCAAACTGAGTCCAGCAGAAAGCAAGcctgaaatgcaaatgaagtAGACATGCAttgaaaatatatgtgtgtgcgtATGTACAGATAGGTAAGAGATTGCTGCAGCATGTCCTTCCTTCCTTTGAGTTCCTGTGCATCCTTCCATTCAGTCTTAGCTTAgctttactgctgcttttttggtgttttctgttgcttgccTTTAATGATGACCTAACCTGTGAGCTGATGGATATATTGAGAAGAGAAGgatacagacaaaaaaaatgccCTGTCCTAACTTTGCAGTAGGTATTCTGTGTGCATGGGACTGCTGGCCAGCTGCTTTGGCAGCTGGCTCCCTATAAACAGTATATACTTGGCTGCAAAGACCAGTTTTAACCTGTTTAACTTTATTTACCCTCTTCTGAACTTGAGTGACTAGCATATATTAACACTCAGCTACTTGGGTGCAATCATTCCTCAGTAGATTCTGTGAATCCCTCTCCTGGAAGAGAATTACAGTCACTGAGAAATAGGCTTTCTTGGTTTAGGGCTGTCCAGGTAAGTTGTGTCTCTGTTCTTAATGCATGCTGCCCTGTGCAAATTTGAGTTTTGTGTAGCAATGCTGACCACCATTTTCAGAGGTCACCAAGGAAgtgtaaaggaaaataaagagttCAGAGGAAGCTTGCCACCTGGTGGCATGTTGCTACATGGAGCAATACCTCTCTACTGCTGGTACAACGTGGGCACTAAAGCAAATGACATGTACTGTAGCCTACTGTGAGAGGGCTTGCATCAAGACTGTTTTAAgcacagtattaaaaaaagaaagaacagaggaTTACAGATAAAGATTCTGTAACTTCCAGGTATAAATACTTGGGTTTTGTAAGGGGGCTGTTTAACAAGAAATTGACATGAGATAGTGAGACTTCTTTCCAGCTAGGGCCTGTGTGAAGGCTTCTGGAATTCTTTCAGCAATTCATTCTGTTTACTTCAAGTATTGAATGAGTCAACCAGAGaatattctttttaatctctgtttGTAATAACTTGTAAAGTGTATCTACTGTTGT is part of the Falco biarmicus isolate bFalBia1 chromosome Z, bFalBia1.pri, whole genome shotgun sequence genome and harbors:
- the PLIN2 gene encoding perilipin-2 isoform X2, translating into MALAAIDPQQNIVSRVANLPLVSSTYDMVSTAYITTKDNHPYLKSVCEIAEKGVKTTIIQKLEPQIVVANNYACIGLDKIEERLPILNQPTDKVVANAKDVVVGAREAVTTTVTGAKETVAHTITGVVGKTKEAMQDSVEMTKSVVNGSINTVLGSRVVQMVSSGMDSALTKSETLVDQYLPLTEAELEKEAAKVEGFEVGVRKPSYYIRLGSLSSKVRTRAYHQALNKVRDAKQKSQEAISQLHHTVSLIEYARKNMNSANQKLLDAQEKLYQSWVEWKKNTGQNDGDDSHSTEYIESRTLAIARTLTQQLQTTCLTLVSSLQGLPQNVQDQVYNVGSMAGDVYQSFRSASSFQELSDSFLTTSKGQLKKMKESLDDVMDYLVNNTPLNWLVPDFTITDLSSESDDIPDILDLDEDDQQDFSRTNGPYSTGQRAE
- the PLIN2 gene encoding perilipin-2 isoform X1, giving the protein MALAAIDPQQNIVSRVANLPLVSSTYDMVSTAYITTKDNHPYLKSVCEIAEKGVKTITSVAVTSAMPIIQKLEPQIVVANNYACIGLDKIEERLPILNQPTDKVVANAKDVVVGAREAVTTTVTGAKETVAHTITGVVGKTKEAMQDSVEMTKSVVNGSINTVLGSRVVQMVSSGMDSALTKSETLVDQYLPLTEAELEKEAAKVEGFEVGVRKPSYYIRLGSLSSKVRTRAYHQALNKVRDAKQKSQEAISQLHHTVSLIEYARKNMNSANQKLLDAQEKLYQSWVEWKKNTGQNDGDDSHSTEYIESRTLAIARTLTQQLQTTCLTLVSSLQGLPQNVQDQVYNVGSMAGDVYQSFRSASSFQELSDSFLTTSKGQLKKMKESLDDVMDYLVNNTPLNWLVPDFTITDLSSESDDIPDILDLDEDDQQDFSRTNGPYSTGQRAE
- the PLIN2 gene encoding perilipin-2 isoform X3, with product MALAAIDPQQNIVSRVANLPLVSSTYDMVSTAYITTKDNHPYLKSVCEIAEKGVKTITSVAVTSAMPIIQKLEPQIVVANNYACIGLDKIEERLPILNQPTDKVVANAKDVVVGAREAVTTTVTGAKETVAHTITGVVGKTKEAMQDSVEMTKSVVNGSINTVLGSRVVQMVSSGMDSALTKSETLVDQYLPLTEAELEKEAAKVEGFEVGVRKPSYYIRLGSLSSKVRTRAYHQALNKVRDAKQKSQEAISQLHHTVSLYIESRTLAIARTLTQQLQTTCLTLVSSLQGLPQNVQDQVYNVGSMAGDVYQSFRSASSFQELSDSFLTTSKGQLKKMKESLDDVMDYLVNNTPLNWLVPDFTITDLSSESDDIPDILDLDEDDQQDFSRTNGPYSTGQRAE
- the PLIN2 gene encoding perilipin-2 isoform X4; the protein is MALAAIDPQQNIVSRVANLPLVSSTYDMVSTAYITTKDNHPYLKSVCEIAEKGVKTITSVAVTSAMPIIQKLEPQIVVANNYACIGLDKIEERLPILNQPTDKVVANAKDVVVGAREAVTTTVTGAKETVAHTITGVVGKTKEAMQDSVEMTKSVVNGSINTVLGSRVVQMVSSGMDSALTKSETLVDQYLPLTEAELEKEAAKVEGFEVGVRKPSYYIRLGSLSSKVRTRAYHQALNKVRDAKQKSQEAISQLHHTVSLYIESRTLAIARTLTQQLQTTCLTLVSSLQGLPQNVQDQVYNVGSMAGDVYQSFRSASSFQELSDSFLTTSKGQLKKMKESLDDVMDYLVNNTPLNWLVGPFYPQLPGLQHAESKGEGEKNSSQKDKQPEHAIE